A stretch of Henckelia pumila isolate YLH828 chromosome 4, ASM3356847v2, whole genome shotgun sequence DNA encodes these proteins:
- the LOC140862896 gene encoding uncharacterized protein encodes MLIAVTLDANNQVLPLAFAIVDEETSDSWKWFLENVGRHVVRGENGVCLISDRHKGIVRAVEDISYFKPPQGVHRFCLRHVCSNFNSRFKDVHLKDLCWEAGSQHQICKFDATMEAIKNKNILAHRYLDGISKEKWSMAHDRCWRHGVMTTNMSECLNSVLKGARRLPISAIVHLTLLRCVQYFIERVTKGQCMVQENQLWSDYARQKYEEWAKKSSEHRVVKYDVRSQTAQVATGGRPSRGQHMQVVRISTTDCSCGKWTIFGIPCSHAICTAKWHSLDPTTLVQPWYNISEYLATYEGRFEPLADERYWDRPTFELQHNPVRREKRRAGASDERGQ; translated from the exons ATGTTGATCGCTGTCACTCTGGATGCTAACAATCAAGTGCTACCATTGGCTTTTGCAATTGTGGATGAAGAAACGTCTGATTCCTGGAAATGGTTTTTGGAAAATGTTGGTCGGCATGTTGTACGTGGCGAAAATGGTGTGTGTCTAATATCTGATAGGCATAAGGGAATCGTGCGAGCCGTTGAAGATATATCCTATTTCAAACCTCCACAAGGTGTGCATCGTTTTTGTTTGCGGCACGTGTGCTCAAATTTTAATTCCAGGTTCAAAGATGTGCATTTGAAAGATTTATGCTGGGAAGCAGGGAGCCAACATCAAATTTGTAAATTTGATGCAACAATGGAGGCAATTaagaacaaaaatattttggcaCACAGATATTTGGATGGAATATCAAAGGAAAAATGGAGTATGGCCCATGACAGATGTTGGCGTCATGGAGTGATGACGACCAACATGTCCGAGTGCTTAAACAGTGTGTTGAAGGGAGCTCGTAGACTGCCTATATCTGCAATAGTACACTTGACCCTTCTGAGATGTGTTCAATACTTCATTGAACGTGTGACGAAAGGTCAATGTATGGTTCAAGAAAATCAACTGTGGTCGGATTATGCACGGCAAAAGTATGAGGAATGGGCGAAGAAATCTAGTGAACATCGTGTTGTTAAATATGATGTACGATCACAAACTGCTCAGGTTGCGACCGGAGGAAGGCCAAGTCGCGGCCAACACATGCAAGTGGTGAGAATATCAACAACAGATTGTTCATGTGGTAAATGGACAATTTTCGGCATCCCGTGTTCTCATGCTATTTGCACCGCTAAATGGCACTCGTTAGATCCTACGACACTTGTGCAACCATGGTACAATATATCGGAGTACCTCGCAACGTATGAAGGAAGATTTGAACCTCTTGCAGATGAAAGATATTGGGATCGTCCTACCTTTGAATTGCAACACAACCCAGTTAGACGTGAAAAAAGAAGAGCAG gagcATCAGATGAACGCGGACAATAG